A DNA window from Maribellus comscasis contains the following coding sequences:
- a CDS encoding glycerophosphodiester phosphodiesterase family protein, with the protein MQKKPNNRLKLIQILILCVSGIFLNSEAKSQNTKHNHIYLETFDELQQFLSYQGDNFHLISAHRGGPENNMPENCIATFENTINHTPSILEVDPRYTKDSVVILLHDPSLERTTTGKGKISDFTFSELNRLKLKDLNGNVTNYGIPTLNEALQWAKGKAILLLDKKDVSIKKRLEIVEKNNAEAYTIVSAYSFKDAKTCYNLNKNIMMQVFIGSPEKVLEFDNTEIPWSNIIAFVGHQQPEKKEVIDMIHKRGAICIMGTSRNLDLLISKGEVKDIESLKKDYEDLLKLGIDALETDIPVQLSKILTLTTEESTKFKYLH; encoded by the coding sequence ATGCAAAAGAAACCAAATAACAGATTAAAACTTATCCAAATCCTGATACTCTGTGTTTCCGGTATATTTTTGAATTCAGAAGCAAAATCTCAAAATACAAAGCACAACCACATTTACCTGGAAACATTTGACGAGCTGCAACAATTTTTGAGCTACCAGGGAGACAACTTTCATTTGATTAGCGCCCACAGAGGCGGCCCTGAAAACAATATGCCTGAAAATTGTATTGCAACATTTGAGAATACGATAAACCATACGCCTTCAATTCTCGAGGTTGACCCGAGATATACCAAAGACAGTGTTGTTATATTATTGCATGATCCAAGCCTTGAACGGACTACAACCGGCAAAGGAAAAATTTCAGATTTTACATTTAGCGAGTTAAACCGGCTAAAACTAAAAGATCTCAACGGCAATGTTACCAACTATGGTATTCCAACCCTAAATGAAGCCCTGCAATGGGCAAAGGGAAAAGCCATTTTACTCTTGGATAAAAAAGATGTTTCAATTAAAAAACGACTCGAGATAGTCGAAAAAAATAACGCTGAAGCTTATACAATTGTATCAGCATACTCTTTCAAAGATGCAAAAACCTGTTATAACCTGAATAAAAATATAATGATGCAGGTTTTTATAGGTAGTCCGGAAAAAGTTCTGGAATTTGACAATACTGAGATTCCGTGGAGTAATATTATTGCATTTGTCGGGCACCAGCAACCGGAAAAAAAAGAGGTAATTGATATGATCCACAAACGTGGAGCAATTTGTATCATGGGAACCTCGCGCAACCTCGATCTTCTAATTTCAAAAGGAGAAGTAAAAGATATAGAATCACTCAAAAAAGATTACGAAGATTTATTAAAACTGGGAATTGACGCGCTTGAGACGGATATTCCTGTTCAGTTGAGTAAAATTCTTACACTTACAACAGAGGAAAGTACAAAATTCAAATATTTACATTAA
- a CDS encoding sulfatase encodes MKHISILLAIISFLSFSENTIAQVKEKPNFIVILADDLGFGDLSLNGSKQIHTPNIDRLAENGVNFTNGYVSAPVCSPSRAGLLTGRNQVHFGHDNNLAEVQPGFDEKYNGLPLTETTIAARLKKQGYVSGLIGKWHLGAEPYFHPLKRGFDEIWGYTGGGHDYFVAEADGKGYKCPIECNYKTPQPITYITDDKGDECIDFIKRHKNEPFFLFASFNAPHAPMQATKEDLELFKHIKDKKRRTYCAMVHRLDVNVGRIMKTLESEGLEENTLIVFLSDNGGPCDQNASVNAPFNGQKGILLEGGIHVPFIMKWKEKLPAGKTFNDPVISIDIARTLFELAGGEVTSDIKLEGVNLIPFLTGEMDTKPHDSFNWRFTISAAIREGNWKLVRLPDRLPLLFDLSTDISEQNNVALDHLDQTKSMLKKLGDWDVAQPHPVFLEGAVWKARQLKLYDEEYRLVQPKN; translated from the coding sequence ATGAAACATATTTCTATACTTCTGGCCATTATTTCCTTCTTATCTTTTTCAGAGAATACAATCGCGCAGGTGAAAGAAAAGCCAAATTTTATTGTGATACTTGCCGACGATTTGGGTTTTGGTGATTTAAGCCTGAATGGCAGCAAGCAAATCCATACTCCCAACATCGACAGATTGGCGGAGAATGGAGTAAATTTTACAAACGGATATGTTTCAGCACCGGTTTGCAGCCCTTCTAGAGCTGGATTATTAACCGGCAGAAACCAGGTGCATTTTGGCCATGACAATAATCTGGCAGAAGTTCAACCCGGATTTGATGAAAAATACAACGGCCTGCCGCTTACCGAAACAACAATTGCCGCAAGATTAAAAAAACAGGGTTATGTAAGCGGGTTAATCGGGAAATGGCATTTGGGAGCGGAGCCTTACTTTCATCCTTTAAAACGTGGTTTTGATGAAATATGGGGCTACACCGGTGGCGGCCACGATTATTTTGTTGCCGAAGCCGACGGCAAAGGTTATAAATGCCCCATTGAATGCAACTATAAAACACCTCAGCCAATTACCTACATTACCGACGACAAAGGTGACGAATGTATCGATTTTATCAAACGTCATAAAAATGAGCCGTTTTTTTTGTTTGCATCGTTTAATGCCCCGCATGCGCCAATGCAGGCAACGAAAGAAGATCTGGAGTTATTCAAACACATAAAAGATAAAAAACGCCGGACTTATTGTGCAATGGTTCACCGACTTGATGTAAACGTTGGCAGAATTATGAAAACCCTTGAAAGTGAGGGACTGGAAGAAAATACATTAATCGTTTTCCTAAGTGATAATGGCGGCCCTTGCGACCAAAATGCATCTGTTAATGCACCTTTTAACGGACAAAAAGGAATTTTACTTGAAGGTGGAATTCATGTGCCGTTTATTATGAAATGGAAAGAAAAACTTCCCGCAGGTAAAACTTTCAACGATCCGGTAATCTCAATCGATATTGCCCGTACACTTTTTGAGCTGGCCGGAGGAGAAGTGACAAGCGATATAAAATTGGAAGGCGTGAACCTAATTCCGTTTTTAACCGGCGAAATGGATACAAAACCTCACGATTCGTTTAACTGGCGTTTTACAATTAGTGCTGCTATCCGTGAAGGAAACTGGAAACTGGTGCGGCTGCCCGACAGGTTGCCCCTGCTTTTTGATTTATCAACAGACATTTCAGAGCAAAACAATGTAGCTTTAGACCATCTGGACCAAACAAAATCGATGTTAAAAAAGCTGGGAGACTGGGATGTTGCACAACCCCACCCTGTTTTCCTGGAAGGAGCTGTTTGGAAAGCCCGGCAATTAAAATTATACGATGAGGAATACCGGCTGGTTCAACCCAAAAACTAA
- a CDS encoding DUF5916 domain-containing protein, with product MKKLLLLVFFLACIVNVFAQTQKDTILNTFNKDYVLNIKKAQSAITIDGVIDEPDWMAAQKADDFHKVLPIDTGLAIQPSEVLMTYDDKAFYLAFTFYDTVQGKRIMESFRRDFVFGNNDNFLVFFDTFLDQTNGFTFGLSASGAKWDGVMHGGAGSNLNWDCKWESKVKHYENKWIGEMKIPFKSIRYPSGTKMWNANFSRLDLKTNEKSAWAPVPRQFPTSSLAYAGVLKFADPLPKSKIMFSLIPYLFGSFSNDYEAGTGNVWKKDFGFDAKVGLSTSMNLDLTYNPDFAQVEVDEQVTNIDRFELYFPEKRQFFLENSDLFADFGSKTATPFFSRRIGLDAPVLAGARLSGKIGNDWRIGFMNMTTQKTSNFLARNFTVASIQKKVFARSNVGVILVNKEYIDQPVDTSMFNRVVGVDYNLASANNIWSGKFYYHRSLQPDNPGDQYSQGALLSYSTKNIQAIIGQRSVGENFNAETGYITRTGYHHISPEITYLFVPNKQIVSHGLTLETNFYFDPDFNRIDQENAATYQFEFQDRSNIKIGYNSVFIKLQRDFDPTHISANYLPAGTEYNFGHAIVSYTSTRKTMFNWAAEAAKGTFYNGDIQYISGRFGYRYQPYINLSLNFNYTDINLPQPFEHAKLWLVGPKLDVTFTEKLYWSTFVQYNEQIDNMNINSRLQWRYQPVSDIYIVYTDNYIPGSWNSRNRALVLKITYWLN from the coding sequence ATGAAAAAACTGTTGTTGCTGGTTTTCTTTCTGGCATGTATTGTCAATGTTTTTGCCCAAACCCAAAAAGATACAATCTTAAATACATTCAACAAAGATTACGTTTTGAACATAAAAAAGGCGCAATCGGCTATTACTATCGACGGGGTAATTGATGAACCCGACTGGATGGCGGCTCAAAAAGCAGATGACTTTCACAAAGTTTTACCCATCGACACGGGTCTTGCCATTCAGCCGTCAGAAGTTTTAATGACCTACGACGATAAAGCTTTTTACCTGGCATTCACCTTTTACGATACGGTTCAGGGGAAAAGAATTATGGAATCGTTCCGGCGCGATTTTGTCTTTGGAAACAATGATAACTTTCTTGTATTTTTCGATACTTTTCTTGACCAGACAAACGGTTTTACCTTTGGGCTTTCTGCATCGGGAGCCAAGTGGGATGGTGTGATGCACGGAGGTGCCGGCAGCAACCTCAACTGGGATTGTAAATGGGAATCAAAAGTAAAACACTACGAAAACAAATGGATTGGTGAAATGAAAATCCCGTTTAAATCCATCCGTTATCCTTCGGGAACAAAAATGTGGAACGCCAATTTTAGCCGGCTCGATTTAAAAACCAACGAAAAATCGGCATGGGCACCGGTCCCCCGACAATTCCCCACTTCGAGTCTTGCTTACGCTGGAGTATTAAAATTTGCCGATCCTCTTCCAAAATCAAAGATCATGTTTTCATTGATTCCTTATCTGTTTGGAAGCTTTTCAAACGATTACGAAGCCGGCACAGGAAATGTCTGGAAAAAAGATTTTGGTTTTGATGCAAAAGTCGGTCTTTCAACATCGATGAATCTTGATCTAACCTACAACCCCGATTTTGCACAGGTTGAAGTTGATGAACAAGTAACCAATATTGACAGGTTTGAATTGTACTTCCCCGAGAAACGACAATTCTTCCTGGAAAACAGCGACCTTTTTGCCGACTTCGGCTCGAAAACTGCAACACCTTTCTTCTCAAGACGAATTGGACTGGATGCTCCTGTTTTAGCAGGTGCAAGACTTAGCGGAAAAATTGGTAATGACTGGCGAATTGGTTTTATGAATATGACCACCCAAAAAACAAGTAATTTTTTGGCAAGGAATTTTACCGTAGCGTCGATACAAAAGAAAGTCTTTGCACGTTCAAATGTCGGTGTTATTTTGGTGAATAAAGAATACATCGATCAACCTGTTGACACTTCAATGTTTAACCGTGTAGTGGGTGTAGATTATAACCTGGCAAGTGCCAACAATATTTGGTCAGGAAAGTTCTATTACCATCGGTCTCTCCAACCGGACAATCCGGGAGATCAATATTCTCAGGGAGCCTTGTTAAGTTATAGTACAAAAAATATTCAGGCAATAATTGGCCAACGCTCAGTAGGTGAAAATTTCAATGCTGAAACAGGATATATTACACGCACAGGCTACCACCACATCAGCCCCGAAATAACATATTTGTTTGTTCCCAACAAACAAATTGTGAGCCACGGACTTACACTGGAAACAAATTTCTATTTCGACCCGGATTTTAACCGGATAGACCAGGAAAATGCGGCCACATACCAGTTTGAATTTCAGGATCGATCCAACATTAAAATAGGATACAACAGCGTTTTTATCAAACTCCAAAGAGATTTTGACCCTACGCATATTAGCGCAAATTATCTGCCTGCAGGAACAGAATATAATTTCGGGCATGCCATAGTGAGTTACACCTCTACGCGAAAAACCATGTTTAACTGGGCGGCAGAAGCGGCCAAAGGAACTTTCTACAATGGGGATATCCAATATATTTCCGGGCGATTTGGATACAGATATCAACCTTATATAAACCTGTCTTTAAATTTTAATTACACTGATATAAATTTGCCGCAACCCTTTGAGCATGCCAAATTATGGCTCGTAGGTCCAAAGCTTGATGTAACATTTACCGAAAAACTGTACTGGTCGACATTTGTGCAATACAACGAACAGATTGACAATATGAATATCAATTCGCGTTTGCAGTGGCGCTACCAACCTGTTTCTGATATTTACATCGTTTATACCGATAATTATATTCCCGGAAGCTGGAACTCCCGAAACCGGGCATTGGTTTTAAAAATTACCTACTGGCTAAATTAA
- the mdh gene encoding malate dehydrogenase — protein sequence MKVTVVGAGNVGATCAQIVAEKNIVQEVVLLDIKEGVSEGKALDLWQTAPINYYDSRLVGSTSDYSKTADSEVVVITSGVPRKPGMSRDDLISINAGIVKSVTENVVKYSPKAKIIIVSNPLDVMTYAAYVTAKKPKTEVMGMAGILDTARYRAFLAEALDVSPRDIQALLMGGHGDTMVPLPRYTTVSGIPVTELIDEEKLNAIVERTKKGGGELVNLMGTSAWYAPGSAAAQMVEAIVMDQKRIFPCCVKLEGEYGLNDMFVGAPVKLGKNGVEEIIEVALNESEKELLVSSSNAVKGVMEVLDGMNIL from the coding sequence ATGAAAGTAACAGTAGTAGGAGCTGGTAATGTTGGTGCAACCTGTGCACAAATTGTTGCCGAAAAAAATATTGTTCAGGAAGTTGTTTTGCTCGACATCAAAGAAGGTGTTTCAGAAGGAAAAGCTTTGGATTTGTGGCAAACTGCTCCCATTAATTATTATGATTCCAGATTAGTTGGATCTACAAGTGATTATTCAAAAACCGCCGATTCAGAAGTTGTAGTAATTACATCCGGCGTTCCGAGAAAACCCGGAATGAGCCGAGACGATTTGATTTCTATCAACGCAGGAATTGTTAAAAGCGTGACTGAAAATGTTGTGAAATACTCACCAAAGGCAAAAATCATTATTGTTTCCAATCCCCTGGACGTAATGACCTATGCTGCTTATGTTACAGCCAAAAAACCAAAAACAGAAGTAATGGGAATGGCTGGAATTCTGGACACTGCACGTTACCGTGCTTTTCTTGCCGAAGCCTTGGACGTATCTCCAAGAGATATCCAGGCACTTTTAATGGGTGGACATGGTGACACAATGGTTCCGCTCCCTCGTTATACTACTGTTTCAGGTATCCCTGTTACTGAGTTGATTGACGAAGAAAAATTAAATGCTATCGTTGAGAGAACAAAAAAAGGCGGTGGCGAATTGGTAAATCTTATGGGAACCTCGGCCTGGTATGCTCCAGGATCAGCAGCTGCGCAAATGGTAGAAGCCATCGTTATGGACCAAAAACGTATTTTCCCTTGCTGTGTGAAGCTGGAAGGTGAATACGGCTTAAACGACATGTTTGTTGGTGCACCGGTTAAACTCGGTAAAAACGGGGTTGAAGAAATTATTGAAGTTGCGTTGAACGAAAGCGAAAAAGAGTTACTTGTTAGTTCTTCAAATGCGGTAAAAGGCGTAATGGAAGTTCTTGACGGAATGAATATTTTGTAA
- a CDS encoding aspartyl protease family protein, which yields MKIKIPLQVIELEEGNFHIIANGRFKDGTTGYWAIDTGASKTVFDKTLKEYYNFTDEKSEEIHSAGIGEKPLITTIGTLKSFHLGKFKVEDLKVALIDLSHINQLYCRATNLEISGLIGGDFLVKYKAVIDYKRRVLQLNI from the coding sequence ATGAAAATTAAAATTCCACTGCAGGTGATTGAACTGGAAGAAGGTAATTTCCATATCATTGCCAACGGGAGATTTAAAGACGGTACTACCGGTTACTGGGCAATCGATACCGGAGCCTCAAAAACTGTTTTTGACAAAACACTAAAAGAATACTACAATTTTACAGATGAAAAATCGGAGGAAATTCACTCGGCCGGCATTGGAGAGAAACCATTGATAACAACAATAGGTACACTAAAATCTTTTCATTTGGGAAAATTTAAAGTCGAAGATTTAAAAGTTGCTTTGATCGACCTCTCTCATATCAATCAGCTGTATTGCAGGGCAACAAACCTCGAAATCAGTGGATTAATCGGAGGTGATTTTCTGGTAAAATATAAAGCTGTTATCGATTACAAACGACGAGTCCTCCAGCTAAACATCTGA
- a CDS encoding gamma-glutamylcyclotransferase family protein: MQHIFVYGSLLFPELVRKLTGKRFNSVPATVKGFKRFAVKGCDYPAIVPCNDCAVQGLLLLDVDEESVHVLTLYEGEEYSKKEVDVFAGELKYKAIAFVWESDLCYLEDFDWDQNAFRQQSLQNYVANIAPNTERESGNSDV; encoded by the coding sequence ATGCAACACATTTTTGTTTACGGCTCACTTCTTTTTCCTGAATTGGTAAGAAAACTTACGGGTAAAAGATTTAATTCAGTTCCTGCAACGGTAAAAGGATTTAAAAGATTTGCCGTGAAAGGTTGTGATTATCCGGCTATTGTTCCCTGTAACGATTGTGCGGTTCAGGGACTTCTGCTGCTCGATGTTGATGAAGAGTCAGTTCACGTTTTAACTCTTTATGAAGGAGAGGAGTATTCAAAAAAGGAGGTCGATGTGTTTGCAGGAGAATTAAAGTACAAAGCAATTGCTTTTGTTTGGGAAAGTGATCTTTGCTACCTCGAAGATTTCGACTGGGATCAAAATGCATTCCGACAGCAGTCTCTTCAGAATTATGTCGCCAATATTGCGCCAAATACTGAGCGAGAATCCGGAAATTCAGATGTTTAG
- the secDF gene encoding protein translocase subunit SecDF — protein MQNKGAILTFAILLAAVCVYQLTFTWKAKQVEKAAVEYAQGDPDQEYFYLDSISGEVVYNFLGLKKFTYKDVKELEMNLGLDLKGGMNVTLEVEMEDLIRAMSNYSNDSTFNAAIARAKELQENSQTDFVDLFGQAFEEIDPNAKLASIFNTLELRDRINFNSTNAEVLDVIHEETSAAIDNAFNILRTRIDRFGVAQPNIQRLQTKERILVELPGVSDQNRVRNLLQGTATLEFWETYDNQEAYPYLLQANEKIKEMGLGDETDADEVSDEAAVATEADTTSAEESSLLSELEAGAESDTTAALDNLADFKKEYPLFALLNPSTDQAGQLLQGPWVGMAQARDTAKINEYLQMQQIRNIFPRNMFFRWAANSVDEAGNFYRLAALKVTTRDGRAPLTGEVITDARQDYDQMGSNPEVAMSMNAEGSKTWQRMTKENIGKSIAIVLDDYVRSAPNVINEISGGRSSITGLESIDEAKDLANILKSGKMPAPARIIQEEIVGPSLGQEAINSGFFSFMIAFILVLAYMLFFYSKNAGLVANIALIANMFFIIGILASLGAVLTLPGIAGIVLTIGMSVDANVLIYERVQEEIRSGKGIKLAISDGYKNAYSAIIDGQVTTLLTGIVLYLFGSGPIKGFATTLIIGILTSLFSAIFITRLIFEWRLGRNKKILFTSTLTDNWLRSTAIKFLEKRRTFYIISGALIVLSVGSLAVRGLNYGIDFKGGRTYVVRFEQDVQVADVQQALADVYGEAPEVKVYGENNQVRITTEYKIEDNSENIDNEVEEMLMVGLQNGGFIDKNVTLEQFTDEYQMSSQKVGPTISDDIRKESAIAIGFSLIIIFIYILIRFNNWQYGLGAVAALAHDSLIVLGIFSLAYGVLPFSLEIDQAFIAAILTVLGYSINDTVVVFDRIREYLHLHPKRQREENTDSALNSTLRRTFSTSLSTFVVLLAIFLFGGETIRGFTFALLVGVVVGTYSSIFIATPIAFDTQKRIAKVAAKRKK, from the coding sequence ATGCAAAACAAAGGTGCAATTTTAACATTTGCAATTCTGTTGGCCGCAGTTTGTGTGTACCAGTTAACATTTACCTGGAAAGCCAAACAAGTTGAAAAAGCAGCCGTGGAATACGCACAGGGAGATCCCGATCAGGAGTACTTCTACCTCGACTCAATTTCGGGGGAAGTTGTATATAACTTTTTGGGGCTGAAAAAATTTACCTACAAAGATGTTAAGGAACTGGAAATGAACCTGGGTCTTGACCTCAAAGGTGGGATGAACGTAACGCTGGAGGTTGAGATGGAAGATTTGATTCGTGCCATGTCAAATTACAGCAACGATTCAACATTTAATGCAGCAATAGCACGTGCCAAAGAACTTCAGGAAAATAGCCAGACCGATTTTGTTGATCTTTTTGGACAGGCTTTTGAAGAAATTGATCCGAATGCAAAATTGGCATCCATCTTTAACACACTCGAGCTAAGAGATCGTATAAATTTTAATTCAACCAATGCAGAAGTTTTGGACGTTATTCATGAAGAAACGTCAGCTGCAATTGATAACGCATTTAATATTCTTCGCACGCGTATCGACCGTTTTGGAGTTGCTCAACCAAATATTCAGCGATTGCAAACCAAAGAGCGTATTTTGGTAGAACTGCCCGGTGTAAGTGATCAAAATAGGGTACGTAACCTGTTACAGGGAACTGCAACCCTTGAGTTTTGGGAAACTTATGACAACCAGGAGGCTTACCCATACCTCTTACAGGCAAATGAAAAAATAAAAGAAATGGGACTCGGTGACGAAACCGATGCAGACGAAGTTTCTGATGAAGCTGCCGTTGCAACAGAAGCAGACACAACTTCCGCCGAAGAAAGTTCACTTCTTTCAGAGCTTGAAGCAGGTGCCGAGAGTGATACAACTGCTGCACTGGACAATCTGGCGGATTTCAAAAAGGAATATCCTCTTTTTGCATTGCTAAATCCCAGTACCGATCAGGCAGGACAGCTGCTTCAGGGGCCGTGGGTTGGAATGGCACAAGCGAGAGATACTGCAAAGATTAACGAGTATTTGCAAATGCAGCAAATTAGAAACATTTTTCCAAGAAATATGTTTTTCCGCTGGGCGGCAAATTCGGTTGACGAAGCTGGAAATTTTTATCGTTTGGCTGCTTTAAAGGTAACCACCAGAGATGGACGCGCTCCGTTAACCGGAGAGGTAATTACTGATGCACGCCAGGACTATGACCAAATGGGCTCAAACCCTGAGGTTGCCATGAGCATGAATGCCGAAGGTTCAAAAACCTGGCAAAGAATGACCAAAGAGAACATTGGTAAATCCATCGCAATCGTTCTTGATGATTATGTACGCTCAGCGCCAAATGTAATAAACGAAATTTCGGGTGGAAGATCGAGTATTACCGGTTTGGAAAGTATTGATGAAGCAAAAGACCTTGCGAACATTCTGAAATCAGGAAAAATGCCTGCTCCGGCAAGAATTATTCAGGAAGAAATTGTTGGACCTTCTCTCGGACAGGAAGCGATTAACAGTGGGTTCTTTTCTTTTATGATTGCATTTATTCTTGTATTGGCTTACATGTTATTCTTTTACAGTAAAAATGCAGGACTTGTTGCTAATATTGCATTGATAGCAAACATGTTCTTTATCATTGGTATTCTTGCTTCATTGGGAGCTGTACTAACGCTGCCCGGTATTGCAGGTATTGTACTTACCATTGGTATGTCGGTTGATGCCAACGTACTTATTTACGAAAGAGTACAGGAAGAAATTCGCTCAGGGAAAGGGATAAAACTCGCCATTTCTGACGGATATAAAAATGCTTACTCTGCAATTATCGACGGACAGGTTACCACACTTTTAACAGGTATTGTACTGTACTTGTTTGGCAGCGGTCCGATAAAAGGTTTTGCAACAACCCTTATTATTGGTATTCTTACTTCTCTGTTTTCAGCAATTTTTATCACCCGCCTGATTTTCGAATGGCGACTGGGAAGAAACAAAAAAATTCTGTTTACATCCACTCTTACCGACAACTGGCTTCGGAGTACCGCAATAAAATTCCTTGAAAAAAGAAGAACATTTTATATTATCTCAGGAGCTTTGATCGTTCTGTCTGTTGGCTCACTGGCAGTTCGCGGATTAAACTACGGAATCGATTTTAAAGGCGGCCGTACATATGTAGTTCGCTTCGAACAGGATGTTCAGGTAGCAGATGTACAACAGGCTTTGGCTGATGTTTACGGAGAAGCTCCGGAAGTAAAAGTTTACGGAGAAAACAACCAGGTTAGAATTACAACTGAATATAAAATTGAAGACAACAGCGAAAACATTGACAATGAAGTTGAAGAAATGTTAATGGTAGGACTTCAAAACGGTGGTTTTATTGATAAAAATGTAACACTGGAACAGTTCACTGATGAGTATCAAATGAGTTCACAAAAAGTCGGACCTACCATTTCAGATGATATCCGAAAAGAGTCGGCCATTGCCATTGGTTTTTCATTGATCATTATATTTATTTACATCCTTATTCGATTTAACAACTGGCAGTACGGTTTGGGTGCAGTTGCTGCACTGGCTCACGACTCTTTAATCGTGCTTGGTATTTTCTCGCTGGCGTATGGTGTTCTGCCATTCTCACTTGAAATTGACCAGGCATTTATAGCGGCGATTCTTACGGTGCTGGGGTATTCTATAAACGACACGGTGGTAGTATTCGACCGCATAAGGGAATATCTACATTTACATCCGAAAAGGCAAAGAGAAGAAAATACTGACAGTGCACTCAATAGTACGCTACGTCGTACATTTAGTACATCGCTGTCAACATTTGTAGTATTGCTTGCCATTTTCCTCTTTGGTGGGGAAACAATCAGAGGCTTTACGTTTGCATTGCTTGTTGGTGTGGTAGTTGGTACTTACTCATCAATTTTTATCGCAACTCCTATTGCGTTTGATACTCAGAAGCGTATTGCAAAAGTTGCTGCAAAACGTAAAAAATAA
- a CDS encoding twin-arginine translocase TatA/TatE family subunit: protein MMANYILFISGGEIVLVMLLALLFFGSKAIPDIAKTLGKGMREFKKATNEIKREFDEHTSDIKKDINDVKRTVDKKTQELKKDFDEQTSDLKKDIDSAVSDVEKDTKEIKDNVKERFED, encoded by the coding sequence ATGATGGCTAATTATATATTATTCATAAGTGGTGGGGAAATTGTTCTGGTGATGTTGCTGGCCTTACTTTTTTTTGGCTCAAAAGCGATCCCGGATATAGCAAAAACCCTTGGCAAGGGTATGCGGGAATTTAAAAAGGCCACCAACGAAATAAAACGCGAATTTGACGAACATACATCAGATATAAAAAAAGATATTAATGATGTAAAAAGAACGGTTGATAAAAAAACACAGGAACTAAAAAAAGATTTTGATGAACAAACATCAGATCTGAAAAAAGATATCGACTCTGCCGTTTCGGATGTTGAAAAAGACACAAAAGAAATTAAAGATAACGTCAAAGAACGGTTTGAAGATTAG
- a CDS encoding calcium/sodium antiporter → MVLAYILGLLVCFILLARIVDQFFIHSLDRISKDLKLSSDAAGATLMAVGSSAPELFVALFAIFKPGEHEAIGVGSIVGSAIFNLLVIVGASAIVRKAKLTWQPVIRDLIFYTISVSLLLLFIWDGSFSLAEAGILLAVYIIYVIAAIYWKRFLPYTDLPFDETKTEEKKKRGIIDVFDQFLGKLFPEKKYYYLVFLQSIIIIAGLSWVLVELAVLISHHFNIPEGIIALTVLAIGTSIPDLFSSMIVAKQGRGDMAVSNAIGSNIFDILVGLGLPFAIYMFIHGGKVGAGDGNLLYSTIILFSSVILLLFLLLFSKWRVGKISGIFLVLLYAIYVVREIIILYI, encoded by the coding sequence ATGGTCCTTGCTTATATCCTGGGTTTATTGGTTTGTTTTATTCTACTTGCCCGGATAGTTGATCAGTTTTTTATTCATTCATTAGATCGGATTTCAAAAGATCTCAAACTATCAAGCGATGCTGCAGGAGCTACACTTATGGCTGTAGGCTCAAGTGCACCCGAACTATTCGTAGCGTTGTTTGCGATATTCAAACCCGGTGAGCATGAGGCAATTGGCGTTGGAAGTATTGTAGGTAGTGCCATTTTTAATTTACTTGTTATTGTTGGTGCATCGGCAATAGTTCGAAAAGCAAAACTAACCTGGCAGCCGGTAATCCGCGACCTGATTTTTTATACGATTTCAGTTTCATTACTCCTGCTGTTTATTTGGGATGGTTCATTTTCTTTAGCTGAGGCCGGAATTCTACTCGCTGTTTACATAATATATGTAATTGCAGCTATCTACTGGAAAAGATTCCTCCCATACACCGACCTTCCTTTTGATGAAACAAAAACAGAAGAAAAGAAAAAGAGGGGGATTATTGATGTTTTTGATCAGTTTTTAGGCAAACTTTTCCCCGAAAAAAAATATTATTATCTGGTATTTCTGCAATCAATAATAATTATTGCCGGATTAAGTTGGGTTTTGGTTGAATTGGCTGTTCTTATTTCCCATCATTTCAATATCCCCGAGGGAATTATCGCCCTAACAGTTTTGGCCATCGGAACATCCATTCCCGACCTGTTTTCATCAATGATTGTTGCCAAACAGGGACGTGGCGACATGGCAGTAAGTAATGCCATTGGATCAAATATTTTTGATATTTTGGTTGGTCTGGGGTTACCGTTTGCCATTTACATGTTTATTCATGGCGGCAAAGTTGGTGCCGGCGATGGAAATCTGCTGTATTCCACAATTATACTCTTTTCTTCGGTAATATTGTTGCTCTTTCTTTTACTTTTTAGCAAATGGAGAGTCGGAAAAATCTCAGGAATATTTTTAGTCCTCTTATATGCTATTTATGTGGTACGGGAAATAATAATCCTCTATATTTAA